Within Streptomyces roseirectus, the genomic segment CGAGGTGATCAGCCGCCTCACCGCTTCCCAACTGGAGAAGCTGCTGCCGGAGTTGAGCTCCGGCATGGTCCCCAAGATGGAGGGCTGCCTGCACGCGGTGCGCGGCGGCGTGCGGACCGCGCGCGTCATCGACGGCCGCGTCCCGCACTCCATCCTGCTGGAGATCTTCACGGATGACGGGGTCGGCACGATGGTCGTACCCGACGAGACCGACGAACACGACGAGACCGACGAGCACGACGAGCAAGAGGGGGAAGCGAAGTGACGGCCAATCAGGAACTGACCGCTCGCTGGCAGGGCGCGCTCATGAACAACTACGGCACCCCGCGCCTCCCCCTCGTGCGCGGCGCGGGCGCCAAGGTCTGGGACGCCGACGGCACGGAATACCTCGACTACGTCGGCGGCATCGCCGTCAACGCGCTCGGCCACGCCCACCCCGCGATCGTCGAGGCCGTCTCCACCCAGATCGCGTCCCTCGGCCACGTCTCCAACCTCTTCGTCGCCGAACCCCCCGTCGCCCTCGCCGAACGGCTCCTCGCCCGCTTCGGCCGCGACGGCAAGGTGTTCTTCTGCAACTCCGGCGCCGAGGCCAACGAAGGCGCGTTCAAGATCGGACGGCTCACCGGCCGCACCCACATGGTCGCCACCACCGGCGGCTTCCACGGCCGCACCATGGGCGCCCTCGCCCTCACCGGCCAGCCCGGCAAGCAGGACGGCTTCCACCCGCTGCCCGGCGACGTCACCCACGTCCCCTACGGCGACGCGCAGGCCCTCGCCGCCGCCGTCACCGAGGACACCGCGCTCGTCATCATCGAACCGGTCCAGGGCGAGAACGGCGTCGTCGTCCCGCCCGCCGGCTACCTCAAGGCCGCGCGCGCCATCACCGCCGCGACCGGCGCGCTCCTCGTTCTCGACGAGGTCCAGACCGGCGTCGGCCGCACCGGGCACTGGTTCGAGTACCAGGCCCACGAAGGCGTCCTGCCCGACGTCGTCACCCTCGCCAAGGGCCTCGGCGGCGGGCTCCCGCTCGGCGCGACCGTCGCCTTCGGCCGCGCCGCCGACCTCCTCCAGCCCGGCCACCACGGCACCACCT encodes:
- a CDS encoding acetylornithine transaminase produces the protein MNNYGTPRLPLVRGAGAKVWDADGTEYLDYVGGIAVNALGHAHPAIVEAVSTQIASLGHVSNLFVAEPPVALAERLLARFGRDGKVFFCNSGAEANEGAFKIGRLTGRTHMVATTGGFHGRTMGALALTGQPGKQDGFHPLPGDVTHVPYGDAQALAAAVTEDTALVIIEPVQGENGVVVPPAGYLKAARAITAATGALLVLDEVQTGVGRTGHWFEYQAHEGVLPDVVTLAKGLGGGLPLGATVAFGRAADLLQPGHHGTTFGGNPVACAAGIAVLDTIENEGLLENVKAQSEKLRDGVEGLGHPLIDYVRGAGLLLGIVLTEPLAAKVQQAAQEAGLLVNAPAADVVRLMPPLNLRDDEVTAFLQALPGILDTVHGDGTGE